The following DNA comes from Hordeum vulgare subsp. vulgare chromosome 3H, MorexV3_pseudomolecules_assembly, whole genome shotgun sequence.
AGAATAAACATGTTCAGGCTGGCTTTTGCCAGCAGTAGCTGCTTGAAAGAAAAAAGTACAACATGCTCTGGAGGTGGAGTTGTATTAAAAGATAGATGAACAACACGTCAGTTGAAACAATAGTTCAGTATGCAAAACGCTACAGACCTACAGTTCTCTGCAAGCCAGAGGATACAACAACCCATGGTACCATACTGCACGGTTTCATTTCAGGTGTCCCAGAAACTCCACACACAAAATTCTGTAAATCTCTAATATATCTGTGAACCATAGGCTCGGGCATGCTGAAGGCTGAAGCGTCTACCATTTCTAGATTCCAGAAGTACACTACAGAAATGGAACAGAAGTGATGAAAGAATGATAACCTATGCTTTCTATTTACACTGAAACAAGTCCAAGGTACCCTGCCAACACAGTTAAGAAGCATGTCATGATGTATGCACCCGCCACGATATACGGCTCCTTTATGCCCCACAGTCTGAGATAGTAATGTGAGGGAAGAATTCGCTGGAAAGATCTGCTTGTCCCATGGATGTGCTTCAGAGTCATGCTTACAGGAACCTGAGAAAGAAATGGAATGTGACGATACATTATGATCGTATCAGCTGAAATGCCACCATCAGACAAAGAAATGGAGTGCACCTTGCACTATTTTGTGTTCTTACAAGGCTGAAGAATGAAAAAGATCAGCAGACATATAGACACAATGCGCCGTAGAAATGATTAATAACTGAAGCTTCTTTAGAAATGTGAATAAACTAGGATAATCAGTAAAGGGTCCTGAACCAAAAGATATGTTCAGCTAAATATGTTTCTATGCGATGTCTCATTGCTCACAAACTGATAGTTAAGTGAcagagttttttttttttttttgagataaTTAAGTGACAGAGTTATGCATGCCAATTGCCAATAATACCAAAAGGGCTTCAGAGGAGGTACTTGTTCAGTACTTCTCATTTTGTTTTCACTCAATGAACTAGCACATAGGGTTCAAGATTCTGGGCCAGAGAGATATAGAGGATAATACGAACTAGAGGATTTAGCGCTGCAGAATCAGAGCAAATGCTGATTATGATTAGATACAGGTTCACGATAAAAGGTGTGACGCATATTCACACAATTGACAGAGAGAATGATCCAGTGATCAACTGCTTGATGTTTAACCAGTATCCACTGGAAAGCAAATAAAtatcataattcaactcatgcagTTCATTGCACATGCAAATGCCGTATAACAGTAAGTCAGTAACTTAAGGGTGTCAACAATAGGCATATATCATAATTATTGGGGTAAAACAATAAATACAAACTGTACTATACCTGTAATATTACCACAAGCAGCTCAAGAAAGAAGAGGCTGCATGCAATTAGCATCGGAATGAACATTCCACTGCATGCTGTAATTGTAGCAAGTGCTCCTCCAAGTGCAAAAGATCCAACTCGACCCATCACTATCGAGGCCCTATATCTGTTGTGTAAAAGAAAGCCAGTGCAAGCACCTGACATGGATGCTCCAAAAACACTCAGCTCTGCAACAATTGTGAATAGTTGATTCAAACAAGATCTCATTAGAATCAACACAAAGTAGAAGATCATGAAGATGAATTCGAAAAATTCAACAGGGTGGTATCCATTTAGGCGACCTCTTTGCATCATACTATGGAGAAATTTAGTTCTGATACACAATCTATCCTGACTAGTGACTACACATAATATTTTTTCCGAACTTCAAAGACACTGCACTGAACCCTTTTCAGCAAATGGAGCATAGATCCATCTAAAGCTCCAGAAGAAATTGAATGGGTAGAATAGACCATTACATGTGTCATGAGTTAACTGGGCTCGTTATGATGACAGGAGCAAAAGCTAGTGTGCTATAAGGAATTAGTTACAATGTGGGATTATAATTCTAAGAAAAAACGTTAATAGGAAGAAATAACAAAGTACCCGAGCAAATCGGAAGAGCGGCAACAGACAATCCAACGAGTGCCAAAGCAGAAACACCACCAGCCAAACCATCAAGACCATCAACCAATGTTACTCCAGTACCCATGGAAAGGGAACATATTGTAGCCAGAACCAAATAAAATTTTCCCATGAATGCCAGACCAAATGGCGGAGGTAGAGGAACAATAAATTTCCTTCATGAACAAATTCGAATCAGTAAAGTTGAGACAATCAGCCTGAGTATTAAACTGTGACATCAGAGAATTAAGGGTCATATGATGTGCTCAGTATACCAAGATATGAAGCAGGATTTAGACATATTCGAAGCATAATACCATCCACTTTAAAACTAGCATGTAAACATTGTGACTAGTTACCGGCGTGAGTTCAAAACCAATACTAGTTGTGTAAGTATGTGCTAATATAAAGTGAGAGCCCACAGAAAAGAAATGGTGTATGGTCCTTGGGCTGTAACAATCATTTAGGCAATTAAGAAATAGTTTGCTTTTCtacgaacaccaactcgaaagccAGCCACAATCACAAGAAAGCGAAACTGATCAAGCACTAAACCAAACTGACCTAGCTTCAAGGCATGTGTCAGTTGCAATAATGCTTACATTTTGTATGGCGTTGAAATATTTGCAGAACCCAACCAGATAAAGAAGTAGATCCCAGCACCAGTCTGCAAGGTATACAGGATTACTTCTATATTGCATTTAATGTAACATGTAAAGGCATCCTATCATCTACTTTGAGAAAGCATCACTTACCTGAACCAAAAATCTTATCCACTGAGGTATTTTACGATTGCGATCTGCAACTAGGTTTGAAATATCATCAAGTAACCCAACTACTGCAAATACGAGAGTTATTATAGCTGCTCCATTCACTCCACTTGAGTTAGAACCAGCATGTCTTCTTGCAACCAAAATACCAATCGGAATGAAGAACAGTCCTCCCATTGCTGGGGTTGGTTTCCCATTGGATGGAAATATAGGCTTCCCTCTCCTccggaaatgatgaatcttcagtcTATCAGCAATGGGTGCAAAAATAAACCCAGCTAATGCGGATAGAACTGCTGATATTAAAAAAGGTCGCGTCAAATAAAATGAGTCCAGAGGTAGCCTAATAATCCACCACGAACACCAGTCGACAAACAAAAGTAGCACTGCTAGGAAAGCAATCAGCCCAACATTATTCATCAGCCCTTGTTGAGTTCTGGGAATTGATGTAAGAAACTTTAGTCAGAAACTAGCAAACACATTTCTAAAAGCCTATCTGTTCTTATTGATTCCATAGCCTTTGTGTTCAGTTGACCATGAAAAAATCGAATTATACATAACTTTTCTAGCGCAATATTAATCTGGACGGTCATCGCCTATGCTCTTAATGTAGTACAGTTACTCTATATTCTCTAAGTGTGTATTATTCCCAGAAAATTACACACTATACTATAAAACTGCATATTCGTTAAGTGTGTGCTATTCGCCAGAAAATTACACAATATACCATGCAACTCGTGTAATACAATTCTGACACCTAGCCATATTCTTATGATGGTATATGACTTATGGCTATCCACTTGTTTGTATTCCACTTGTGATCTGAAAAGCTAGATAGTTTACCTGCTCTTCCTTTGCCCTTTCCCAATGGTGGCGAGCCTATGGGCAGCAATAGTTATCGCACCCTCTGCCCCCTTGAAACGCCTCTCGGTCATCATCGTTGGCAGCTCAACATCCCCAATTTGAGTTAACACAACCTCATCGTCGCTCCAATCACTCTCACTTGAATACAAAACAACACCAAATgcatcatcctcgtcgtcatgATGCACTAGCGAGAAATCCCCCAGATCCTACACCAAAGTAACTGCAACTAGAAAAATAATCCAATTCGTGGCGTAGCACTGCTATTTGAAGAAGAGAAACTGCACAATACATCATCAAATGATTTGGCGATTTGAATGGAACCACGCCTGCGTGTGGGTCTCGATGAGATGCTTCCGAACTGGCACTCCTGCAGAAGGGTCATAGCAGAGAGATCAGTTCCCCCACACGGCCACATGTCCATCTGCTGAATCGTTTGAAGTTTGAACTGAAACGCACAGCGGTATTAGTTCTTTAGTATACGACTACCGGCTACTGTAACAACCAACGGCCTGACTATTTGGAACTAAAAATCTGAATAAAATGGCAGCTGGTGGATTAGCTCAAGCATGCGAGAGATCACTTGTCGCCACCCAGGTGGTACTACGCTTCGATGAATACGGCGGCAATAACGAGGCGAAAAACTAGCTCAACGAGGAACGGGGCGGAGCGAGAGATCTAGCAACTCACCTGCACAGCGGGGGGTCGGCTGGAGGACGGCGTCGAGGAGAGACGCACCCGCGggagaggcggctgccggagggaTCGCCGGAAGCGCGGGTGGTGGGGTGCGGGGCACgagtagtaggagcaggaggcggcggaggaggaggaggagggagatgccATGCCTGGTACTTCGTCGGCGGGGAACCCGGGGGTTGGGGGGTCGGGGGTAATGGCCGGAGATCAAGGAGTATTTTCTGACGGCGACCGGAGGACAGCGACGACTGTTCTTGGAATGCGTCGTTGCGAGGTGGGTGTTTGCTGGATCCTTCTCTTTTTGGAGGCCTCGTCCAACCTCCCGGCAAATGTTTCTCCCTTGGGAACGTCGAAACACGAAACAAAGtaaaaaaattcaagaaaaataatttttctaatATATTACTATGATCAAACTATAGAGTTGTGAGGCACTTGTGCTTGCATTAGTCCAACTCCAACACATGATCCTAAATGATTCGGCTGCGTCCGTTGGGGTAAACGGATAGAACCGGCCGTCCAATGCGCGGGAACAAAGGACCATTGTCCGTTTTCAGTCCGTTTTCAATTCATTCTCGGTCCAATTTTGGGCTATGTTTGCATCCGAATTTCCTTTAATTTTGGATTGGTAGATGGGCAGGACACGACCGCCTCAATTCCCTTCAATTTCGCCCATAACTCTCTCGCGCCCTCtttcccctctccccctccaccaTGGGCGGTGACCCGACGAATGGGATGACCCGGTCACGGGCGCGCACCCCGCGGCGAAGAAGAACGCTTCCAAGAGGCCACGATCGGAGCTCACGCCGGCAGAGCTCGCCAAGCTCAACGCCGAATCGGCCAAAAGGTGACAGAGAAGAAGGTCGTTGCGGACTACGCCGTCAAGGCGGCCGCGTTGCGTGCCTCGCAACCAAGGCCGACGTCGACGACAAGGAGTCCATTATTGCCAAGGCGCACACCCTCCTCATGTTAGGGTTGTGCCGCACCCGTCATGCATTCTCCCGGTCGTTGCCATGGCCGCGGCCAGCACAGGCTCGTCGCCCGTCCGTCCTCCGCAACAATGGTGGAGCTTGGTGGGAGGGCAACCTGGGCCATGGCCTCGAGCTCAAAATAAATCAAGCCTCTATACCTTTGTATTAGGCTTATTTTTCACTAAAATCAGTTGAAAATAATTATGTTTGCCCCCCTCAAGCTCATTGCccctccatgtttttgactcaagCTTCGCCACTGCTCCGCAAGACCGTTTCCACAGCTCATCCGTCACGCTCGAGGCGTATCGCGCCGCCGCTCCATTGACATGGGCAGACAAGGTTCTCCACGTCGCCGGACTACGGCATGGTCACTCCGGCCATGCCCGCGGGGGTCATCGTCCTTAACGTCACATTGAGATACAATAGCGTTGGCCGGCCATCTATCGAGACGCAAAGGAAGTAGCCCCGGTCGTTCCCTTTGGCGAACATGGTCggtgctctgatacgtctccaacgtatctttaaattttggttgttccatgctattatattatcaatcttggatgctttgtatgcatttatatgatgttttatatcatttttgagaactaacctattaacccagtgccgaaTGACAGTTGTCGTTTTCTGCGTGCTTTTGGCTTTTTAGGAATCTgtaccaaacagagtccaaatgcaacaaaactttttgatgattttttttgacaaaaataagacctagaagcttcgaAGGGAGACCTGACGCCGCATGGGGTGGTTCCAAGCCAACAagacgcgcccaggggggtggtcgcaccctgatggcttggggccacctcccaacACCTCTTGCACTATCTCCATTCCTATAAATCCAAATATATTGGGGAAACACCAAATTGTCACCAAAAATACTTTTTTcgccgccacaagtctctgttccgccgtgatcccatttggagccttgtcctggtgccctgttggagggggggtcaatcatggagggcctctacatcaaccttgctactcccatggttatgtgtgagtagtctaccacagaccta
Coding sequences within:
- the LOC123443156 gene encoding phospho-N-acetylmuramoyl-pentapeptide-transferase homolog isoform X2, which encodes MGGLFFIPIGILVARRHAGSNSSGVNGAAIITLVFAVVGLLDDISNLVADRNRKIPQWIRFLVQTGAGIYFFIWLGSANISTPYKMKFIVPLPPPFGLAFMGKFYLVLATICSLSMGTGVTLVDGLDGLAGGVSALALVGLSVAALPICSELSVFGASMSGACTGFLLHNRYRASIVMGRVGSFALGGALATITACSGMFIPMLIACSLFFLELLVVILQVPVSMTLKHIHGTSRSFQRILPSHYYLRLWGIKEPYIVAGAYIMTCFLTVLAGYLGLVSV
- the LOC123443156 gene encoding phospho-N-acetylmuramoyl-pentapeptide-transferase homolog isoform X1, which gives rise to MASPSSSSSAASCSYYSCPAPHHPRFRRSLRQPPLPRVRLSSTPSSSRPPAVQECQFGSISSRPTRRRGSIQIAKSFDDDLGDFSLVHHDDEDDAFGVVLYSSESDWSDDEVVLTQIGDVELPTMMTERRFKGAEGAITIAAHRLATIGKGQRKSRTQQGLMNNVGLIAFLAVLLLFVDWCSWWIIRLPLDSFYLTRPFLISAVLSALAGFIFAPIADRLKIHHFRRRGKPIFPSNGKPTPAMGGLFFIPIGILVARRHAGSNSSGVNGAAIITLVFAVVGLLDDISNLVADRNRKIPQWIRFLVQTGAGIYFFIWLGSANISTPYKMKFIVPLPPPFGLAFMGKFYLVLATICSLSMGTGVTLVDGLDGLAGGVSALALVGLSVAALPICSELSVFGASMSGACTGFLLHNRYRASIVMGRVGSFALGGALATITACSGMFIPMLIACSLFFLELLVVILQVPVSMTLKHIHGTSRSFQRILPSHYYLRLWGIKEPYIVAGAYIMTCFLTVLAGYLGLVSV